The following nucleotide sequence is from Salvia splendens isolate huo1 chromosome 2, SspV2, whole genome shotgun sequence.
CAATATGCCCTGCACATGGAATTATACTCAAATGGATGGAAAAGTGAGATTCTAACACACGGTATCTTGTTTGGCATGGCTGTTAAAAGAAGGCTAAGTCTAAAACACTTAAGTAAGAGAAGACATCATTTTAAGAAGTTTAAGTATCTACTCTAACAAGTAGTTACATTcactttatgtgcaggttgaagatATCTTGAAACGTGGACAAAATTATTTGGCAGTCTTTAGAACAGTTCTCTAGTAACAATCCACTCTGAATTCTGTATACTCAATACAAATGAAGACTCTTCAATTTCCTGCAAAACTCTGGTGCGTATAAAGTTTCGAGTAGACTCCCTCACTTGCTGTAACAAGGTTTGCATGGGTGCCCATTTCTACAACTTTCCCCTTGTCCATAACAAATATGGTGTCTGAGTTGATTACAGTTGAAAGCCTGTGTGCAACTGTAATATTTGTTGTACTCTGTTGCAGTGACTCCAGAGCATTGATGATAGCCCTTTCAGACTCGGCATCAAGTGCACTTGTGGCTTCATCGAGAAGCATTATCGCTGGCTTTTTCAGCAGAACCCTTGCAATTGCTATCCGTTGCTTTTGTCCACCCGAAAGTTGGCATCCCTTTTCCCCAACTGATGTGTCGTATCCCCTTGGTAGATTGCTTATCACTTCATGGATGGATGTTGGCCTCCATAGCTGCCTGTATCACTTCAGCTTCCGAAGCACCTTCATTTCCATAGCATATGTTTTCTCTGATTGAGAAGCTGAATAGAAGCGGCTCCTGCTGCACCAAGCCGATCTGTGCTCTCAGAACTTTCAGGTTGTAACTCTTCACATTTTTCCAGTCAATTAGTAACGCTCCTTCGTTCACATCATAAAATCTGAGCAGAAGTGCTAGAATAGAAGATTTCCCTGCTCCACTTGGTCCAACCAGAGCAACTTTTGATCCAGCTTCAATTGTCAAGTTGAAGTTGTCGAGTATAATCATATCTGGTCTGGAGGGGTAAGTGAAACTCACATTTGAAAATTCAATATCCCCCTTGATGCTTTTACGAGGTGGTTGCTTAGGCTCGTCTGGCTCAATCTCAGTCTGTCGGTCAAGGGTATGGAATGCAGGGGTCAGAATACTGATAGCAGAGAAAACAGTAGGTATCAATGTCCACAATTCTGTGATTGACGGAACTGTGAGTGAGAATATCTGGTACGATCTTATTCCGTTCTCGAAGGAAGATTGTCCTCTCTTAACGAGGATAGTTGTATACCATAATGCAACAGCATGGGCTATATTCCACAAGCAAAGTGAGACACCTTGAATGATCCCATATTTGATGCTTTGTGTCCTGCATTTTGCCAGTGGCTTCTTTAAAGAAACCTTGGCCTTTTCAAGCACATGATCTTCCAGGCAAAAAGATGCAACAGTTTTTATGTTGGATGTTGATTCAGAAGCAAGGGAAACCAGTTCTGAATAAGCAGCATTGCTTTTGCAGACTTGGCTTGAATCAGCCCACCGATAAAGTGGCAGGGCATCACGGCCCAAGCAACTAGGCCCATTCTCCAGTTGACTCTGATGCTGACTATCGTTGCAATCAGTATGGAGGAGATGCATTGAACAATAACGGACATACGGTCAGATATGATTGTTTTGACTGTTGCTGTTTCGTTGATAACCTGTGATGTAACTGATCTGATCCCACAATGTTTTGAGGCTTCTCAAACCAGGCAAGCTCGTTTCGTAGTATAGCTGCAAAGAATGCTGGTTCATAAGAATTGGTTTTCATAGAAGTTATCAAGCTGGTGCTGTAGAGGTAAAATACAGTTGGCATTAAAATGATACCTGAATATAATGCTTGTCTGAGATTCGTCATGGCCTGCTCCCCAACCAAGCCATAGAAATAATGCTGCGAAGTATGGACAAAACATGACAAAAATCCTATACACGCAAAAAGTATGGAGTACTtccaaggcgttagtttttaatttaattgcatgtaatttttttaaatgtacattttttaaaattattgtactttttaaaactttaatagtattattcaattttcctgtatttatctcgtaaattaaatttcgtatgttgctacaattgtaaattaaattatataattgttattagtgatgtggaagactatgtgagggctattggatgtccagttgcatgtccagatgatgtggcaggaggattttagtgctgatgatgtggcagtgggaaggctatgtgagggctatttgatgtccagttccatgtccagatgatgtggtaggaggattttagtgctgatgatgtgacagtggGAAGGCTACGTGAGGGCTATTGGATGTCCTatgccattggagatgctctaattaaTGCGTAATCATCCTTGATTTTATACATAAAGACAAAATGTTTTGTACACGTGTAAAAACGTAAGGTAGCGTAGAGTTTCCTAATAATTTTAGAGTTGAATACAAAGATTTATTCTGCAAATGCATAAAAGACATGTTTGTTATTATTACTCTTCCTTGTCAAGTTTCGATCCGATCGTATTAGTAATTAATTGGGATattgataaataatttttttaatttatcatcATGAGTTGACTTTTTCTTGCTTTATTACGAGGAACCGCCTCTTAATATTAGATTAATGTTTCATTTTGTTTTATGTAGCAAAGATggttattttattattcacgTCTCGATTATATATCAACTATTTCTCGGTCCACTGATTGTCTCAATAGACTTAGCATAAAATGTTATCCATTTATCTCTTacaagaaataataatattttattcaccaaaaaagagagaatattttatttcttaggTTTATATTTTCCAGGCGACCCATTCTTTGGTGACAGACGTTTTCATGGGTCGTATTATATCtcttttaatttcaattgtttTAGGGTATATTatagttttaaaatatactgtcactttcttgaatttcttatttttttatttcatcgtttttatttttgtttctttttccatttttcaattttgttcgGCCTCGTTTTAGTGAGGGCTGAAGTTAAGTTCTCTCTCttgatttctatttttaaatacATATTGCTTTATCTAGGGGTGAgtaaaaaaccggaaaccgaatatccgaactgAACCAaatcgaaattttgaaattcggttcagttttttcgggttttcggttcggttcggttttaaaaataaaaaaaatcggtttttcggttcgggcgaagaaaaaaaccgaaaaatcgaattatatatatattctattaatttaatatattcttttaatatattctactatataatatatattatatttattattaattttatattatatataaatattctattagtatatataaaataaaataaaatacacatatataaatatatatttatattatatttatttttttcaggtttttcgggtttttcggttttttaagtccggtttttggtttttcggtttcggtttttcgggttcggttcggtttggattttgaattaaattcggttttttcggttttggttcggttttaacaaaaatatactccatttatatatgaaaatgtaTTTGAAAAATAGAATAGTTAGAGATAATAAAACATTATATTTGCCAcactaatatatttatatataaatgtatttaAATTTGGGCAAAGCATATTTAAAGATCTTcatatttcgattttttttgcattcatagatttttgaacaatttttttcattttaatcggttttttaacTTCAAGACTCTATATACTTACTATATTTACCACGGAATGGTTTGATCTGTTGATTTTTTTCGTTGAATATATTTCactttaatattaatattattttcttgaGTTATCAATTTCATCAATTATTATTGTAAGTATATTTCAAATCATGTTGTCCATTCATCAATTATTACCACTCCATATCGTAAGTATATATTTCTAATCATATTTTCATAGAATTTGAAGAGAATGTTAATTGCTTCGGAGTCCTCAATAATACCACTGCATTAGTGTCTATTGATGTGTAATTGGTTTAAAGGATATAACATATTTATAGAACAATGTAACTTATTCACTAAAGTACTAGTGATAGTGATAATAATGGTACTATCTTTAAGAGTTTCTAGTTTCTATCATTACAATTGCAACATTTATGGTCTAATTTTAGTCAATTAGGTAGTGTAGTTGAAAGTTGGAGATCCTAAATTCCTAATAATCTCCTTTGTTTTTTTCTCCTTGTACATTTATAAATAGGTactaatttctattttattttatctaacaTTTTATTACCTTTTCACTTGTTttcgcaaataatattgaaagaGAAAATGTTTCCCTTTAAATATAACGGGATACGGAgtaaaataatctaaaaatgcatcatcatcatcaatatataaaaagtaAAGCCCAAATACAAGTCTCGGAAAGCGGCTTGAAGTAAAAAATGTAGATTAAAGAAATCAGTTCATAAATGCCAAACACGTTGCCACCATCCTTCTTCCTGGACAGATCCAACACATGACCATCGATTTATTGTGCTCCAATATTTTACTAGTAATTTTGGGTTTTGTAAGATTCTATGTTTACTCTGACAACTCTCTCAATCCTTGGTTTGGCTTCAATGGGAAAATTGCATGTTTTAGTATTCGTCAACTCCCTTAGAGATAAGgatctctctcacacacacctAACTCACTCTTGCATTTATAGTGCATGGAATAaagtggagtaatatttttttgtgaatttctGCACCTTTGCACAATGCAGTGCCCTTTAACAGCCTTTTCCTTCCATAATTAGACGTGACCAACCCTGTATTCATATCAAGAAAAatatcctctctctctctctctctctcagtgTGTGTGTGTCCGAAGATGGAAAAGGAAGAGTCCAAGTTGGAGGTGCAGGCTGAggtggaggagcaagaagctGAGGAACCAACTCCATTGGTCAGAAATTCAAGAAATGGAGATGACAGCAAAATCATTCCAAAATATGGTGTTGAAATTAATGGTGGAGTGAGTAATGGAGTCtctcaaaatgaaaatgaaaatgaagagCTTAGAATTCCTGCAGAAAACCAGAAAATGGAGGAGATTGATTGGGTTCTTGCAAATGAAGTCATTGATGGAGGAGAGGAGAGTGAAAAAAAAGTTCTTGAAAATGGAGCAGAAGCCATTACTGAGGGCAAGAATTCAAAGGAAAATCATGTTTTCCATGACAAAGCTGAAGGTACTAACATTTTTGGTTCTGTTTTACAGATTTTGCaacactttattttattaatgtctCTGAAAACGATAAAATTGCACAGTACCTTAATTTTCTTATGCCTTTGACACCACTCCATAACCCTACCTGTCTGTAAATTAGGTGTAAAAAAGGTGAAAGGGCCCTCTTCACTATTTATATTCTTTTTTCAGTGTATAGATTAAGTTACGGCATGTGGTCTGTTTTCcttcattttcttgattttcacAAATTGAGTTCCAAAAAAAAGTTTCTCTCTCACAATTTTCTGTTGTTTGTGGAGTTGGAATTCTTGGATATATTGCAATGCAGTGAATGGTTGAGGGTTTTTCTGTCTCAGATTTGAGCCAAAAGTAAGCTTTTACATCTTAAGAAGCCATGAAAACAGTCGATATAATCTAGGCTTTGAATGAGGGTTGTTTAGTGCTAAGCATCAAGGGTAGATTTGGAACTTCTCAGGTGTGATCTAAGTTTCTATTTAGGAACCACAAAAAGAACTAATTGCAGCCTTTTGTTTTCTACTTCTGTTTCTACAAATGTTAGCTAAGAGTTAGGAAGACTGAGTTGCTTGGCATTTTGGATCATGATTTCTTCGATCActtgtttctgtttttttggGTGAAGGAGTGTGGAAGTGTCGAATCTGCACTTGGAAGTATGGCAATGGAAGTGTCTGTGTTGATGGTATCAAAACTTTTAATTTTGTGTATGAAGGTCAGTAGATGTGTAAATTGAATGAAAGTGTCTGGTTAAGATACACACACCTCAGAGTGTCTCTATCCTTCATTAGTTCATGTAGTTTCAAAGGAATAGTTTAGGCAATGTTGTGTATTTATGCTtctaatatgtatatatatgactTAACATTGTGTGTGGTGTTAAATCTGTTTTCTTGCTTTGTTTTGTAGGTTTAGGTGTTAATCCTATACCTGCGTATATTCATAAGACGCTAATTGTGGAGGATCCTGCACGTACAAAACACGATGTCTCATCACTTGTTCCCGTAATTCAGTTCAGTGGTGCTTCGGTCATAAACAATCAACACGGGGAAGAGGGCAAGGAGGATGGCTTTTCGAATTCAGACGGCTTGCCTTCAGACAGTTCATCTCAAGAAGGCAAGAATTAGTTACGAGATGAGCTTTATAATAAGATTGAAAAATGCAGATAATGATGATGAACTGAAATTTACACGTTGTTTTGTGGAAATGGTTGCAGGTGTGGATTCCACATATGCATATATTATAAGGGAGCCAGTCTTGAAAGGACCTGCAAAATACGCCATCTCGTCTCTTGATCCTGCCATTCAGTTGAATGGTGCTTCGGTCATAAACAATCAACACGAGGAAGAGGACAAGGAGGATGGTGTTTCAAGTTCAGATGCTCTGTCTTCAGACAGTTCATCTCAAGAAGGTAAGAACTAGTTCTCATACGAGTTTTCTAATAAGATCGAAAAATGCAGATAACGATGGTGATCTCAAAATTACACATTGTTTTGTGGATTTGGTTGCAGGTGTTGATTCAACATCTACATATATTATAAGGGAGCAAGTCTTGAAAGGACCTGCAAAGTACGCTGTCTCGCCTCTTGATCCCGTCATTCAGTTCAATGGTGCTTCGGTCATAAACAATCAATACGACGAAGAGGGCAAGGAGAATGGCGTTTCAAGTTCAGATGTCCTGCCTTCAGAAAGTTCATCTCAAGAAGGTAAAACTTAGTTATGATACGAGCTTTCGAATAAGATCGGAAAATGCAGATAATGATGATGATCTGAAAGTTACACATTGTTTTGTAGATTTGGTTGCAGATATCGATTCCACATCTACATATATTATAAGGGAGCCAGTCTTGAAAGGACCTGCAACAGACTTCGTCTCATCTCTTGATCCCGTCTTTCAGTTCAATGGTGCTTCGATCATAAACAATCAACACGAGGACAAGGAGAATGGCATTTCGAGTTCAGATGTCTTGTCTTCAGACAGCTCATCTCAAGAAGGTAATAACTAGTTATGATACGAGATTTCGGATGATATCAAAAAGTgatgataatgatgatgatgatgatgatgatgatgatgatctgAAAATTACACATTGTTTTGTAGATTTGGTCCTGTCTCTTGATCCGGCTGTTGACTCCAATGGAGCTTCCGTAGTAAGCAATCAATACGAGGATATTGAGACGAATAGCATCTCTGAAAAGATTCATGGATCTTCCAAAGAGATCGAGAGTGAAGAAACTGAGCTGATAAACGAGGATGATCTGGAAATAACAGAGTTAGACGTCGAAAGAGTCATTCGGAAGCAGACCACACATGATCTGTACTGTCCCAACTGCAAGTCTTGCATTACAAAGAGGGTTATTCTTAGCAAACGAAAGCGCAGAAAAAAGATTCCCGATGGGGAGGTGAAGCGCCCCAAAACAGATACTGCAGCTGTAGGGACTGTTTCGTCCGAGGATCAAGTTCATCAGGAAGGTGAAGTTGGTAACGACGATGCTCAAACACAACCAATCGATGAAGATGACCGTGACAGAGGCCCGGTTATATTTCGTTGCTTATCGTGCTTCAGCATTTTCATTCCAACTGGTAAGCGTCGTGTTTTTTTGTTTCTGTTTGAATATCTTTTGTGCTTATGAGTGGGAAAAGCAATGTAGGGGACGGATTCCGATTGTTTGGTAGAAGTGGAAAAGAAAATGCACGTGATGGACAAGCACCAGATGTAAAGAAGAGCTGGTTCGACATATTTAAACCGAATAGGCAGAAAACACTGGTTGGGGAAGGTACTTTTTTCCCTTACAGATTGTATGTGTAGCGTCGTGCCTGCAGAGAGCAGAGTTGGTAAGACGACGTCTGAATTGCCTTTACGTGTTCATATAACTCGGTTCTTTCACACACAGGAATTAGTTTTGAGACGAACGTGCAACAAGTCAGCTCAGCCATTCCATCGTCCAGCCCTGCTCGCGTAAGTGGCCAGCCATTAGTTTTACAAGATACGGCCCCACCTGCTCGTGCTCCTGCTCCTGCACAACTCGAGGGAACTACGGCAGATGAAATCCAAGATCTAAAACTCCCCTTGTTAGTAGGTATTGTTTTTTTATCTACATCTTCACATCATGataagccttgttgaattagTTTAGTTTTTGGGTGACTGCTGTAATGACTTATCTCCCTCAGATGAGTTGAATGCCGTGTTAGCCGCGGATCAGCAAATGGAATCAAAACCTAGCCGGGAAGTTCAGACAATTCAAGGCGACGACGTTGTCCAGCTCCCACAACCATCAGTGTCAGCAGGTGTAGACGCGGATGGCACATTGATCTCAGTATCTATTCCTCACAACGAACAAGAAGTTAGAGCCACTATCGTGACCACATCTATTCTTGACAGCATAAATGTCGATTCAAGAAGCAGTGATAGCGGTATCTTCATAATCTATCTATTTTGAGTTTGATCTCAGATTAAATGTATGAAATTGGTAGCATGCTTTCCCTTTCTAATTGTTTGTGTGGCGTCTGAATAGCCTTTACGTGTTCATATAACTCGTTCTTTCACATACAGGAAATAGTTTCGAAACAAACGTGAAACAAGTCAGCTTAGCCATTCCATCATCCAGCCCTGCTGGTGTAAGTGGCCAACCATTAGTTTTACAAGATTCGGCCCCACCTGCTCGTGCTCCTGCACGACTCAAGGGAACTACAGCGGAAACTGCTGCACACGAAGGCCAGGATCTAAAAATCCCCTTGTTAGGTACTGTTTTTTAACTACTTATACACATCATGATATGTTAGCCTTGTTCAATCAGTTGAGTTTTGGGATGACTTATGATCATCTCCTCAGATAAGTCGGATGCTGTATTAGCCGCAGATCAGCAAACGGAACCAAAACCTATCCAAGAAGTTCAGACCATTCAAGACAACGACATTGTCCAGCTCCCACAACCATCAGTAAACGCGGATAGCAAATTGATCTCAGTATCTATTCCTCACAACGAACAAGACGTTAGAGCCACTATCGTGCCTACATCTATTCACGACAACAGAAATTTCGATTCCAGCAGTGACATCGGTATCTTCAAAATCTTACTATTTTGAGTATGATCTCGGATTGAAACTACAAAATGTGTATGAAATTGGTACCATTCTTCTTTGGACCAACAGGTGAGGTCTACCCTGCTGAAGTGCCTCAGAAGGTGACAACTACAACGACCGTCGACTTCAGACACGACAAGCCACTCAGAACTAGTATCATCTCAGAAATTGGAGATGCACCATCTTCACAAGGTAAGACCAAATGCTGCCAATCGACAGGCCTAACTTGTGTTTCTCGAGTTAACTATCACAAAATCTTGATGCAGGTGTAGGCATTGATACCAAGATAACTATCATAGATACACATCCAGGAGCGACTATAACACCTTCGACAGTTTCCCAGTCGGGAACTCAAACTAGTACTGCTGAAAGGGAAGGACTCGGAGCGAGAGAAGAACGCAAAGTTGAAGTGATCAAAAGCGTAGTTTACGGTGGGCTAGCAGAGATCATGACTAGCCTTAGCATTGTGTCATCAGCCGCTGGTGGTGGTGCGTCCACATGTAAGTATGCTGCACGCAATCTTTACTCGTTCGGATAGTACATAACTACATTACTCTCAATTTTTGTTGGTTCATTTGCAGTGAATGTGTTAACTCTGGGAGCTGCAAATTTGATTGGAGGTCTTTTCATCATTGCTCACAATGTAAGTATTTTGACTCTGTTTCGTCCTTTGAATACTCAATCATATGTATTGTCGATCTCGTGGATCATTCTCCGTATAACCGTGCAGTTGTGGGACTTAAAATGCGACCGCGTCGAGGAGCAGCTCTCTAACCAAGTGACCGAGCAGGCAGATCGTTACAGACAGCTCCTGGGCCGGAGACAGAATTTCGCGCTTCACGCCTTTGTTGCCATAGTAGCGTACATCACGTTCGGCTTGGTGCCTCCGGTCGTGTACGGCTTCTCGTTCCGTGAGTCAGATGACAAACAGCTGAAGCTATTGATGGTGGCAGCAGCTTCCTTTGTGTGCATACTTGTGCTGACATTGGGAAAGGCCTATGTGCAGAGGCCCCCAAAGCCTTACTTGAAAACAGTCATGACCTTCTTGGTTATTGGGATATCTGCCTCGGGCGTGTCGTACGCTGCCGGAGGATTAGTCGAGCGCCTTCTGGAGAAGCTCGGTTTGTTCGAGCCGAGCTCGGTAGCTCCTAACTTGCTTGTGCCGGAGATGAGACCAGTTGGTTCGGGATGGGCCTCTTACTGagtgctctctctctctcgttaTATGTTCAATTGAATGTGGCgattttgttggaaataaaactAGTATTGCTAGTCTTTTTGCATCTTGTACTTTATCTTATTTCTCATAAATAGTCTGTCTCATAACTCTATAAATTCTTAAACCTTcgctaaattttaattttgcttACCAGCTTTAACATCTGTTTACAACTTATCGAACTGCTATTAATTTGTTACTCCATTTTGCAATCAATCAAAATTTCAGATCTGACATAGTTTGATATGACTTACTTGTATGAAACTATCGGACGTCGACCCGAAATGATATTTACAGGAAACAAAACATCACTGTATTATATTAAATCGAATAATTCCATTTGGTTTATATaaaaaagaatgagaaaatgGATAAAACAAGAAACGAGATGGAAGAGAATATGAGAAACTAGAATTTAGTGAAAGTTTAAGAATTTTTATAGTTGGTATGCAAAGCTAGAAtttaacaaaaatttaaaaattcaaaggcaaatATCACTTATTTTAAATACCCGTGATTCATTTCAGCTGTTACAAAGTTTTGGTTCATCTCAACACTATATTTTACGCCAATATACAATGTACATACATTTGCAATGTCTCTATTGTTGGGACATTGGCGAGTATTGATGAAGCGAAGGTGCGATGAAAGAGGCACGGACTGTCTCAAAAAAGGGCACAGGCACAGGCACAGGCACGAAGCATCATAGTTAAAGCTCTCTATATGAAACCAAAACAGTGTGTAGAAATCCTATAATATAAGACACATAGAGATTTCTAATTCCTAGTATTCAAGTTTActatcataaaaaaaaagtagaaaaagcCAAAAACTTGTGAGAAAAGAAACTGCACAAATAATCAAACTTGATATCTGCAGGCTGTTTACGAACTCTTGTCATCTGATCCATGATTCAGTTGATGCAGCTCTTGCCTGCTTTTACCTCTCTTGATTTTTGCCTTAACCCTCGATTTCGTTACTAGGGTCTGCACTGTGTTAACGAAATTTCCGACAGCCATGACTATGAGAAGAACCCCACATGTAATTACCTGAAATTCATAGGTACAGTCACGTAGGTGAATCTGGATACAATGTTGATGAAGATTCGACGAAGACATATGTTTACACAATTATTTTACCTGCCAATCCAACTTGGATCCATTCATAGTAGTATTAAGTAACAAGAACCCAACATAAGCTTCGAATCCCTGAAAATAGAGAACCATAACACGATTTGAGGGAAAACATTGGCTTTAGTGATGTCATAAGTATAGCCATCAAAAAGAAGAAACACGAGCGGCTATGAAAAGATTTATGGATCTCGACTTAACGAGCCTACACAGTCCATTAAGAGATTTGCTAATATCACTTGCACGAGGAGTTGATTCCAGTAAAATATAAAGAAGCAGTATTGTTGTCTTGTTATTGATACAAGAAGAAGG
It contains:
- the LOC121793000 gene encoding membrane protein of ER body-like protein isoform X4, coding for MAMEVSVLMVSKLLILCLGVNPIPAYIHKTLIVEDPARTKHDVSSLVPVIQFSGASVINNQHGEEGKEDGFSNSDGLPSDSSSQEGVDSTYAYIIREPVLKGPAKYAISSLDPAIQLNGASVINNQHEEEDKEDGVSSSDALSSDSSSQEGVDSTSTYIIREQVLKGPAKYAVSPLDPVIQFNGASVINNQYDEEGKENGVSSSDVLPSESSSQEDLVADIDSTSTYIIREPVLKGPATDFVSSLDPVFQFNGASIINNQHEDKENGISSSDVLSSDSSSQEDLVLSLDPAVDSNGASVVSNQYEDIETNSISEKIHGSSKEIESEETELINEDDLEITELDVERVIRKQTTHDLYCPNCKSCITKRVILSKRKRRKKIPDGEVKRPKTDTAAVGTVSSEDQVHQEGEVGNDDAQTQPIDEDDRDRGPVIFRCLSCFSIFIPTGDGFRLFGRSGKENARDGQAPDVKKSWFDIFKPNRQKTLVGEGISFETNVQQVSSAIPSSSPARVSGQPLVLQDTAPPARAPAPAQLEGTTADEIQDLKLPLLVDELNAVLAADQQMESKPSREVQTIQGDDVVQLPQPSVSAGVDADGTLISVSIPHNEQEVRATIVTTSILDSINVDSRSSDSGNSFETNVKQVSLAIPSSSPAGVSGQPLVLQDSAPPARAPARLKGTTAETAAHEGQDLKIPLLDKSDAVLAADQQTEPKPIQEVQTIQDNDIVQLPQPSVNADSKLISVSIPHNEQDVRATIVPTSIHDNRNFDSSSDIGEVYPAEVPQKVTTTTTVDFRHDKPLRTSIISEIGDAPSSQGVGIDTKITIIDTHPGATITPSTVSQSGTQTSTAEREGLGAREERKVEVIKSVVYGGLAEIMTSLSIVSSAAGGGASTLNVLTLGAANLIGGLFIIAHNLWDLKCDRVEEQLSNQVTEQADRYRQLLGRRQNFALHAFVAIVAYITFGLVPPVVYGFSFRESDDKQLKLLMVAAASFVCILVLTLGKAYVQRPPKPYLKTVMTFLVIGISASGVSYAAGGLVERLLEKLGLFEPSSVAPNLLVPEMRPVGSGWASY